A genomic window from Diorhabda sublineata isolate icDioSubl1.1 chromosome 8, icDioSubl1.1, whole genome shotgun sequence includes:
- the LOC130447676 gene encoding myrosinase 1-like: MKTALLMILLGLCLADDEISNKRFPDEFMFGVSTSAYQIEGAWNEDDKSESIWDHMVHTNPDFIADRTNGDVACDSYHKFDEDLAILKETGVNHYRFSLSWTRILPTGYPDNINVAAVKYYKNVINKLKENGIEPVVTIYHWDLPQNFQDLQGFVNDSISDWFAEYARVCFSMFGDDVKYWITINEPQQVCTGGYGYGYFPPTIKSEALLEYQCVHNLLKAHAKAWHIYDDEFRSKQNGKVAITLDTSAYLPASDSDEDKEAAERIQQFTIGIYANPIFNGDWPEVVKTRVAQRSIAEGRSQSRLIEFTQEEIDFIKGTHDFFGLNVYTGYLVESLGYDPPVSEPPSKWQDQAVNTYQPSTWETTSTQYTKVVPWSVRSLLNWIKNHYDSPKIMITENGYPSSGNDKDDRRIYYIKGYLSNIRDAMEQDGVDVFGYTVWSIMDNFEWASGYTQKFGLYEVDFNSENRTRRARGSASFYKKVIETRCLVDNCI; encoded by the exons ATGAAGACTGCACTATTAATGATCCTACTGGGTTTATG CCTAGCTGATGATGAGATAAGCAATAAACGATTTCCTGATGAATTCATGTTTGGTGTATCAACCTCTGCTTATCAAATAGAAG GTGCATGGAATGAAGATGATAAATCCGAAAGTATATGGGATCATATGGTACACACCAATCCTGATTTTATAGCAGATCGCACAAACGGTGATGTAGCTTGCGACTCTTATCATAAATTTGATGAAGACTTGGCTATTTTGAAAGAGACCGGTGTGAACCATTATAGGTTTTCTCTATCCTGGACTAGAATATTACCGACAG GTTATCCAGACAATATTAACGTCGCGGCagtcaaatattacaaaaatgtgATCAATAAGCTGAAGGAAAATGGGATTGAACCAGTTGTTACTATTTATCATTGGGACTTACCCcaaaattttcaagatttaCAGGGATTTGTCAATGATTCTATTAGTGATTGGTTCGCTGAATATGCAAGAGTTTGCTTTTCTATGTTTGGTGACGACGTTAAGTACTGGATAACGATAAATGAGCCTCAGCAAGTTTGCACAGGTGGATATGGTTACGGATATTTCCCACCAACTATTAAATCTGAAGCTCTTCTGGAATACCAATGTGTCCATAATCTACTGAAAGCTCATGCGAAAGCTTGGCACATATATGACGACGAATTCAGATCTAAGCAAAAcg GTAAAGTAGCTATAACGTTGGACACTTCTGCTTACTTACCTGCTTCCGACAGTGATGAAGATAAAGAGGCAGCTGAAAGGATTCAACAGTTCACG attgGTATATATGCGAATCCAATTTTTAATGGTGATTGGCCAGAGGTTGTCAAGACACGAGTTGCTCAGCGCAGCATTGCTGAAGGAAGGAGTCAATCACGATTAATTGAGTTCACACAAGAGGAAATCGATTTTATCAAAGGCACTCATGATTTCTTTGGATTGAATGTGTATACTGGTTATTTAGTGGAATCTTTAGGATACGATCCTCCAGTTTCTGAACCACCAAGTAAGTGGCAAGATCAGGCAGTAAACACGTACCAACCATCCACGTGGGAGACTACTTCAACGCAGTACACAaag GTTGTACCATGGTCTGTTAGGTCATTGCTCAATTGGATTAAAAATCATTATGATAGTCCCAAGATAATGATAACAGAAAATGGGTATCCCAGTTCCGGAAATGACAAGGACGATAgaagaatatattatataaaa GGATATTTGAGTAATATTCGAGACGCAATGGAACAAGATGGAGTAGATGTATTTGGTTATACTGTTTGGAGCATTATGGATAATTTTGAATGGGCTTCAGGTTATAC gcAAAAGTTTGGACTGTATGAAGTGGATTTTAATAGTGAAAACAGAACAAGAAGAGCCAGAGGATCAgcaagtttttataaaaaagtaattgaaactAGATGCCTTGTAGATAATTGTATTTAG
- the LOC130447940 gene encoding myrosinase 1-like → MLEKYFKCHVVYCFWHDKMNFIFILLVNSCLGHHYSNKRFPKDFMFGVATSAYQIEGAWNEDGKSENIWDYALHKYPNLTVDYTNGDVACDSYHNVAADVAILKELGVQHYRFSIPWTRILPRGFQSEINMEAVIHYQNFIKKLKKNGIEPMVTLYHWDLPQSLQNLGGFLNDSLPEWFVDYAKVCFHFFGSDVKYWITFNEPVHICLGGYGYGYFAPNIYGEALWIYRCIYNVLLAHARTWHLYDEEFRLIQKGKLAMSLNNDVYIPASNKETDIEAADRLLQFMLGIFANPLYVGDFPEIVKFRVAERSKAEGRTQSRLPELTQEEIAYIKGTSDFFAFNVYTAYKVADLDYEPPITNPPTISGDQGVTIFQPPYWENTTASFIKVVPWTGRYIFKWIKHLYKNPEIFVTENGYPTHGNQLDDRRIFYIKNYLNDILNSIYEDNITFLGYTVWSLMDNFQWNFGYTNQFGLYAVDFKSPNKIRTPRPSAGFYRRIIESRCLVNNCVD, encoded by the exons ATGCTTGAAAAGTATTTCAAATGTCACGTTGTATATTGTTTCTGGCATGACAAAATGAACTTTATATTTATCCTGTTGGTGAATTCTTG TCTAGGTCACCATTATAGCAACAAGAGATTTCCAAAGGATTTCATGTTTGGTGTTGCTACTTCAGCTTATCAAATTGAAG gCGCATGGAACGAAGATGGAAAATCTGAAAATATCTGGGATTATGCACTTCACAAATATCCAAACCTCACCGTAGATTACACAAATGGTGATGTAGCTTGTGATTCCTACCACAACGTTGCAGCTGATGTCGCTATCTTGAAAGAACTAGGTGTACAACACTATAGATTTTCAATTCCATGGACAAGGATTTTACCAAGAG gtTTTCAGAGTGAAATAAACATGGAAGCTGTCATTCATTATCAAAACTTCAtcaagaaactgaaaaaaaatggcATTGAGCCCATGGTAACACTATATCATTGGGATTTGCCACAGAGTCTACAAAATCTTGGAGGATTTCTCAACGACTCTCTTCCAGAATGGTTTGTAGATTATGCAAAAgtatgtttccatttttttggtaGTGACGTTAAATATTGGATAACTTTCAATGAACCTGTGCATATTTGCCTTGGAGGATATGGATATGGATATTTTGCACCCAATATTTATGGCGAAGCACTTTGGATTTATCGCTGTATATACAATGTCTTATTGGCTCATGCCAGGACCTGGCATCTATATGATGAGGAATTTAGGCTGATTCAAAAAG GTAAATTAGCCATGAGTTTAAATAATGACGTTTACATACCTGCATCTAACAAAGAAACCGATATAGAGGCGGCGGATAGATTATTGCAGTTTATG CTTGGTATTTTCGCTAACCCGCTCTATGTTGGAGATTTTCcagaaattgtgaaatttcgaGTTGCAGAACGAAGTAAAGCAGAAGGAAGAACTCAATCACGGCTTCCAGAATTAACTCAAGAAGAAATTGCATATATAAAAGGCACATctgatttttttgcatttaatgtTTATACCGCATACAAGGTAGCTGATTTAGACTATGAGCCACCTATTACTAATCCTCCGACTATATCTGGAGACCAAGGCGTGACTATCTTTCAGCCTCCATATTGGGAGAACACTACAGCTTCTTTTATAAAG GTAGTACCATGGACTGGgagatatatatttaaatggaTCAAACATTTATACAAGAATCCAGAGATATTTGTAACTGAAAATGGTTATCCTACTCATGGAAATCAGCTTGACGatagaagaatattttatatcaaa AATTACTTGAACGATATATTGAACTCAATATACGAGGACAATATCACTTTTCTTGGTTACACAGTTTGGAGTTTGATGGATAACTTTCAGTGGAATTTTGGATATAC TAATCAGTTCGGCTTATACGCTGTGGATTTCAAGAGTCCAAACAAGATAAGGACTCCCAGACCTTCTGCAGGCTTTTACCGAAGAATAATTGAAAGTAGATGTCTTGTCAACAATTGTGTCgactaa
- the LOC130447852 gene encoding glutamate receptor ionotropic, delta-1-like produces the protein MSKGKDQQYKDYDVVMNMAYVKFRESCTKDNGFNVKLVKENLDIFLNKNIYSSIHSSLKYSEKALNQTEYKTAIVTYLGTNVSYDQMLQKVNKLDQFKRKAAWLIISSCCVQTDVINYLRQGSFGLDIDIVVAFVPHFHQKNNNFNYTSWKSLFTEEEAFLPFDRNSNRSIDYCFDLNDNRSKTNHESYSLYQIYKIKRNTNTSLVMHPLGLWNMASSTKKLVPFWNYEKRRNFYKFPIIFGAVDKHLDGTVQESELDPTTTHFANYFSEFLNSSKIFLAYNKIGREENGEWTDLLAAITDEEIDLSVEGVAITLEKYSAMSFSSTILKNTKNVYIEPAKSEEIRNIFLVPFGSRMMFCVIATGFILSVTITINNFVDSRFCSKDIQIKNRNLADSMVWCIGIFSQQGSIWKPNSNSQKVIVLISLVLSLIIYNSYSAFITSVLSVELSSIRSVTDLLKSDYTIGYTKGSEDEEYLRSANNSELKQIYLRGYLQTDSHNISEGIIKVIQSNYGLFASGQAARIELWNMSKCKCKFDIDEINIHYTVQYYGIVMPKRSPYKKLINLSLIKMYETGIYKYIYSIIYPELQKCVKTKTYQSARLVDLSTAFFFLGFVWCASFLIMIAENLWNQKRLIYHNLRRRFNSGIGVNLP, from the exons ATGAGTAAGGGAAaagatcaacaatataaagactACGATGTTGTGATGAATATGGCATATGTTAAATTCAGGGAAAGCTGCACGAAAGACAACG GCTTCAACGTCAAACTGGTTAAAGAAAACTTGGATAtatttctaaacaaaaatatttattcctcGATTCATTCATCattaaaatattcagaaaaagcTTTAAATCAGACTGAATATAAAACTGCTATAGTGACGTATTTAGGAACAAATGTTAGTTATGATCAAATGCTGCAAAAG gtGAACAAACTTGACCAATTTAAAAGAAAAGCAGCTTGGTTAATTATTTCCAGCTGTTGTGTGCAAACagatgttattaattatttacgacAAGGGAGTTTTGGTCTTGATATTGACATAGTTGTTGCGTTTGTTCCACATTTTCATCAG aaaaataataattttaattataccaGCTGGAAATCGTTATTCACCGAAGAAGAGGCGTTTTTACCATTTGATCGCAATTCAAACAGAAGTATAGATTATTGCTTTGATCTAAATGACAATAGAAGTAAAACTAATCATGAAAGCTACTCTTTATAtcagatatataaaataaaaagaaatactaATACATCTTTAGTTATGCATCCACTTG GATTATGGAACATGGCTTCTTCTACGAAAAAACTTGTGCCATTTTGGAATTATGAGAAGAGACGTAACTTTTATAAATTCCCAATTATATTTGGAGCCGTGGACAAACATTTAGATGGAACTGTTCAGGAATCTGAACTTGATCCTACAACTACTCATTTCGCAAATTATTTCTCGGAGTTTTTAAACTCAAG taaaatattcCTAGCATACAATAAAATAGGTCGTGAAGAGAATGGAGAATGGACAGACCTTTTAGCAGCAATTACTGACGAAGAAATTGATTTGAGTGTCGAAGGAGTTGCTATTACTCTAGAAAAATATAGTGCCATGTCATTCAGCTCCACTATTCTGAAAAATAC gaaaaatgtttatatagaACCTGCAAAATCCGAAGAAATacgtaatatatttttggtaCCTTTCGGTTCCAGAATGATGTTTTGTGTTATTGCTACTGGCTTTATATTATCCGTAactattacaataaataattttgttgacTCTAGATTCTGTTCAAAggatatacaaataaaaaataggaacTTGGCAGATTCCATGGTATGGTGCATTGGAATTTTCTCTCAACAAG GAAGTATATGGAAGCCAAATTCCAATTCTCAAAAAGTTATTGTTCTAATATCATTAGTGCTTTCATTGATAATTTACAATTCCTATTCAGCTTTCATTACATCTGTTCTATCTGTAGAGCTGAGTAGTATTCGTAGCGTAACAGATTTATTGAAAAGTGACTACACCATTGGGTATACCAAGGGCAGTGAAGATGAAGAATATTTAAGG tctGCTAATAATAGCGAATTGAAGCAAATATATTTAAGAGGTTATCTTCAAACGGACAGTCACAATATTTCCGAAGGAATAATCAAAGTAATTCAGAGTAATTATGGATTATTCGCCTCTGGCCAAGCTGCTAGAATAGAATTATGGAATATGTcgaaatgtaaatgtaaatttgatattgatgAAATCAATATACACTATACAGTCCAATATTATGGAATTGTCATGCCCAAAAGATCTCCGTAcaaaaagttgataaatttaag TCTCATTAAAATGTACGAAACTGGCATCTACAAATATatctattctattatttatcCGGAGCTACAAAAATGCGTAAAAACCAAAACTTATCAAAGTGCTAGGCTTGTTGACCTATCTACAGCGTTCTTTTTTCTTGGATTCGTATGGTGCGCTAGCTTTTTAATAATGATTGCAGAAAACTTATGGAATCAGAAGA